A region from the Lolium perenne isolate Kyuss_39 chromosome 4, Kyuss_2.0, whole genome shotgun sequence genome encodes:
- the LOC127294092 gene encoding probable ubiquitin-like-specific protease 2B translates to MPRSSRRNPEPDVVDHGSDDDGNVDVFQNKCSQTSRGQEAKTSLSLKNASPSFHLPPNKRSSRRHKTSKDKLDTEIFEMCMEDVWTCIDPEKMTDYAYFDSLWFNIYTNENDKSNVLRWIKAKKIFTRRYVFVPIVGWGHWSVLVLCNFGETKYLGTEKGPRMLLLDSLKTKKPTRLRTAINRFVVDNLKNEEREEIEQFINEVELEIPEVPQQSGDDCGIYVLYFIYCFLVIEEMGEDLSKLDALFDPEELKNLEDIRNDIHAYREKRDAKIAE, encoded by the exons TGTTCCAAAACAAGTGCTCTCAAACAAGCAGGGGCCAGGAAGCAAAGACATCGTTGAGCTTGAAGAATGCATCACCCTCCTTTCACCTCCCCCCAAACAAAAGGTCTAGCAGAAGGCACAAAACAAGTAAAGACAAGTTGGACACTGAAATTTTTGAAATGTGCATGGA GGATGTTTGGACATGCATAGATCCGGAAAAGATGACTGATTATGCATATTTTGATTCATTGTGGTTTAATATCTACACAAATGAGAATGATAAATCGAATGTCCTCAGATGGATAAAAGCTAAGAAAATATTCACAAGACGTTATGTATTTGTCCCTATAGTTGGTTG GGGTCACTGGAGCGTCCTTGTGTTGTGCAATTTTGGCGAGACAAAGTACTTGGGTACTGAAAAGGGACCACGTATGCTGCTACTTGATTCTCTTAAAACCAAAAAGCCGACGAGACTGCGAACAGCCATCAACAG ATTTGTTGTTGATAATTTAAAAAACGAAGAGCGGGAAGAGATAGAGCAGTTCATAAATGAAGTTGAGCTTGAGATTCCTGAG GTACCACAGCAAAGTGGGGATGACTGTGGTATATATGTTCTTTACTTTATCTACTGTTTTCTCGTAATCGAAGAAATGGGTGAAGATTTGAGCAAGCTG GATGCCTTGTTTGATCCGGAGGAGCTAAAGAACCTAGAAGACATCCGCAATGATATCCATGCGTACCGAGA GAAAAGGGATGCCAAAATTGCAGAGTAG